The sequence TCCCGCTGTCACAAATAACTGTATTATAGCATTTGTTTATTCATTATGTCCTACTGCACGAAGTTAAGTTCTGCTTACTCCTGGTAAAAGGTAATTCCAGAATCTGTTCTGACTTACAGTCTAagtttattaattatttttttgggtGACTCTTGTTGCAAGGCCTGGCACAAATACAGACACTTCCCAGActccagaaaatatttctggagcCACCTATCTCTGTTAACTTAATGGAGCAGCAGGAACCAAGATGTCTAGAAAGGGTCTGGAGAAGTTACAAATTTGATTCTCTTGTGCAAGCAGCAGACATCAACTTATAGACACTGGGAAAAGAAGATGTAATAGCAATTAAAGAAGGCTGAGAGGAGAAACaaatggggaaggaggaaaataaggaaCTCTGATTCTATTCAACAAAAAGGTTGGTTTTAGTTTTAGAAAGTGACAGGTTAGCTTCCCCATACATTAGTGTTTCAAACTTCTAATTGACTATACAATAGCACAATACCAACTGGATGCAACTGTTCagttgaaaaaatgaaaagaattccTTCCTGATGTAGATACTACCACTGCTGAGTATGTGGAAGACGAGGCtgaagggggaaagaaaatgtaagatgCAACTTACAACTATCCAAGACAGTATCTCTGGGCTGGCTGCAcaactaaattattttgttggTCATGTATTTATTCTCAAGAACAGAGTGAGctcacagcaagaaaaacttGGATTTTAGCTACAAAGGATTTTTGCTCTTGATCATTACTTAATCTATGGCTACAATTACCCAACAGAAAAGTCTGAGCTTAACCTGTAGTTATAGCTAAGCCTCCTTGCAGTACTGTGGTAGTGATGGATATTTTGCAtccatgttttatttctttctgtgtctgtgttgacaaaagaatattttgatttctagACAATCAAGCTTTTCTACAAACCATTCTTTGCTGAAGTTTACATCCAATAATTCAGCTCCAAATTATTCTACTTGGAAGTAACTCTATTGAAAAGACCGacttcagcttttcctcttcGAAACAGGTCTGAATCAAAATCAGTAATATCTCACTCCTCAAACTTTATGCACATTTTAACATATTATATGCAAATCAGAAAAGCTAAAAACCTACAGTAAACAGATTGTGAAGTCAAATGAgcatacacatgcatatatttcTAAAGGTGTGCAAGATGACACCATAATGCCTGAAGATAGTTAATTTTTCACAGACTCACAGAATGGTTAAGCTACAAAGGGAGCTCTGGAGGCCATCATTTTCAACTCCCCCTACTCAAGCTGGGCCATCTATtgcaggttgcccaggactgcATCCAGAAGTCTTTTgagcatctccaaggatggagattctaCACCcttcctgggcaacctgtgtcAATGCTTGGTCATCCTTAGAGTAACaaagttttttcttatgttcagATGGAATCTCCAGTGTTTCTAAAAAACTATTTTCTAGAGAGCTATACAATTACAAACACTGAAATTGAACTGTCACATGACAAACTGCTGGTTATCAGCTGCCAGCCGCAAATTCCACAATTTTATATATCCACATACCTCTTCAAGCTCTCCTGAAGGAACAGGATTATCCTCGTACGTGGGGAAATGGCACCCTGCTTTACAACTGCAAAATCTGCTAGTCTCCTCATGCGGCTCCACTATTCTGCAGTTGACTTTAGAGCTCTCCATCACCCTACCATCTACAGATTCTTTCATACTGCATTCTAAACAGGGATCTTGGTTTCCTACTGGCAACATCCCAGCTGACTCTTCTTGGGAATCCAATGATGTCTGTGCACTCTTCTCCATTCCAGACTTCTTTAATCTGGGAAGGAATTTTCCAGATTCAAGCTCTGATTTTCCATAATAATGcccttctttttctgcatcttcttcCAGAGGTTTGAGATCTGCTTGTGGATCCTCAAATACATCTACTTGAGAAGGGACAGCAATACCTCCCTCATCTTTTTCTGACTCAAATTCTGACTCACTTCCACCACCTGGAGAAAGTTCAGATGCAGAAATCGGGCGAAAGTGAGTCCTTGGAGAAATCCGTATAGCCCTGTACTGCGTTCGATCAACACCACATATCCTGGGGTGTAAAACCTCACTGTCTGAATCAGAGCACAAAATTGACTTAGGTTTAAAACTAGGGCTGAAAGATGCAATTCCTTCTGGCTCAAACGAACACTCTACATGAAGAACTTGTGAAAATGGATTGTTCAGGTCAAAGGAAGAGAATGAGTATTCAAGCCCTGGTTCTTCCACTTGAAAGTTACCACAAGCTCCCAGTAAGTCTTCAtggaagataaaagaaaaacccttaTTTAATCCGTTATCTCCACTCTTTGATTGCTCATTCTGTTCAAATGATACAAATGGCCTCCATAATTGCCTATGACCAGGGGCAAAGCTATTACCTGGAGTCATAAAAACATCTGTACCAGCTATTGTCACTACATCAGAAGCTGCACATTGTAATAAGCTCCCTTTTGTGTGACTAGGTGGCACCACTGCCCATTCTCCATCACTGTTAAATGTTTTGAGCTCCCCATACACACCACCAAGTataaatgaattttctttatcCTGGTTAACATCCCAAGGTTTTGACGGTGTAGTATAGTCACCACCATCTACTTTTGATAAATCATTTGACACAAAGGCTCTCTTCTCTAAATTCTCCTTCTGACCTTCCCAAAGGTGATACTCTGATCTCTGCACTGCTTTATTGGGCTCTTGGAGGGTTTCAACTTTTGCTTCTGTATCCAAACAGCAGCAATAGTTATTTACATCAGTTGAAAACAATTCATCTTCTATTCCTTCTATTTCTACCATCGCTGCAGAATTTCCATCTGTCATATTTGTCCAGATATCTTTAATAACCCCTGAGCTGTAGCCATCTCCATGTGGACTGCTTTCACTACACCCTTGTGTAGTTTCATAGTctttactttctgctttttgttctaGCTGAATACCACAGACAGATTCTagcttagatttttttttgaaaatcaaagcagGCATTTCTCCTAAAGTTCTAGCTTGTTGCTGGCAGGTTTCTTCTGGCAAAAAATCTATAATTTCTTCATCTACATAACTCGAAGACACTCTAGGAACTACATAATTAATATCTTCTGCATTAAATTGCGTGGATTCTTCATACGGAATATTTAAAGTCTCATTGTCTGAACGGGTTTCTTCCGAGTGTGACCATGGACTACAGGTTCTTGTTGAAAGATTGGAACAGTGTTCATTTTCATCAAAGGCACTATTTTTGGTCCATATTAGCAATCTAGACTGTGTTTTCCCAAGAATATTAGCAGTGCTACTAgaatctgcattttcatttcccaAGTTGagtgtttcaaaagaaaatggtaaaacaGAGTTACTGCATTGCACTTCAAACACCGAAAAACAAGAGTTTATACCAGACCCTTCATTAATATCTGAAAAGAGCTCTTGATTGCCAGCAAGCATGTGTGAATTAAGCATTGTGCTGTCTAAGATGGGGGAGAATCTGATCGGAGAATCTCCTCCAAAACTTTCCCCATCTGCATCACCAGAACTAGAAGATGAACAGCACTCCCAAAATTGAGCTAAATTACTAAGGTCTTGCAAGAACCACCCTTCAGCACCAACAGAGCTGGTCGAATCTGTCCATATTGCACTTTCCCCTTGCAACTCCATTCCATCTAACACTATGCAACATTCTGCCTCAAAAtcagttttttctttactcttttgTCGAATCATATTTAAAATCCGACTTTCTCCTTGCATCGTATCTGAGGCACCAGGATCCAACATGGATTGATCAATATCCACTTCATAGAAGTGTGTTAGTTCTGACAGATGAACATCATCTAAATACTTGTCGTCCTCTGGTTGAGAACATATTGAGGTCCCAGCGAGGTCAATATCCTCATTTAGAACTGCAGGCATTTCTACAAAGTGACCATCGATGAAAGTACCTGCTGCGAGGTATGTTTTATGAATATTATTGTTGCTAATACAAAGACCATGCACTGATTCAGACAATTCTTCTACAGCCTCTGATGTTACACCACATATATCTTCTCTGTTGCGGTACGTAGTCTCcagcttgctttttctgctaAGAGGAACAAAATACTCTGTAATCGGCTCAGTATACCACAAGGGTTCTTCTTtatattccttttcatttctgctgtctAAATACAAATCTTTTCCATCGCTACCAccagcttcttttcttccaatttCTTTTAATGGCCTTTTACCTcttttgcagagctgtttgATGGACCCGCTGCTACTGCTGCTACTGCTTCCGCTGTGGACTTTTCTATCAGCCTTTTCACCAGATTTCACTGAAAGCCTGCTTTGCCCGTTACGCCCTTTTTTATTTCGAACCTCTCTTGTTTTATGTCTTACTTTAATACATTTCATTGATGCCTTGTATTCACCTTGATTACCACTAGAACTTGAGCCAGCCTCACTGGATCCAGATGACCAGGAGCGAGGACGCATCTTTCCCTCAGACTTATGTCGGACTTGCTTTTTGTACAAAACAGGCTTCTCTTCAACAGTGTTGTTactaaatttgttttctttctcatttttacttttcttctgctgggTTCTTTCCTGTACAGTGGCAGATACTTTATTACTTCTGTCTTTAGTTACTTCACTTTCACTATTGCAGTCTTTTGGAGAAGATGTATCTGTGCTAGTTGGTGGAGCAGTGGATGAAGATGAGGAGCTAGAGTAAGAGCATACTTTGGATTTATTCCATACAGTCATAATTTCCTGCAGGCAAACTGGCTTttcagaaagaggaggaaatgctTCATAGtacctgaaagcaaaacaaaaaggttaCATTCAGGTCATGGAACTTCAGACAGGCATTGAGATTAGAAAGCGTTACTAAAAACATATCAAAACACTACCAATCtaattgccaaaaaaaccctaatttgTTCTATATATGCACATGCCAGTCATTGCCCTGTTTATCTGAATGATAACAAAAGGGAGATTAAGATTTCACAGGCGACAGAAATTGTGGATGCCTAAAACAGTGAAGGCCTGACTCCCAATTTATTTGATAATGTAGTAATTCACTACAGTCACCATATTTGCTTTAGAGTATAAATGAGGAAGTTGTGAGTTTCACTCAGTTCGGtcctgaatttcagttttttaaattctcctttATGAAATGAGACACTATCTTTTAAGTTCTAACATAGCCTGATCgtgcagttattaaaaaaaaaaaaaagatattgcaAAAAAAGATTAGTTCTTGAGTAGTTTAAGATGCTTAACATCTTTGTGCAACAGGGACAAGATTAAAATATGGTTTTCTGCAACGTTTATAGTAGTATATATTTGACAGTAAAGAGATTTATACTGAATCACGTGTACTTCAGTGAAAACATGttgaaaaacattcagaaggTAATTAAGTTAAATGCACATCAGCACAATCCCTGAGGAAGTATCATTGATTTAGCAACCCTTCTACTAGACTGTTGCTACCAATGCTTATTATTAAGACATACAGTAGCGGTCACATCTCCAAGAGAAGTCAATGATAAAACTCCTGAGTACTTCAGTAACACTGGACTCAGGTACTTGGCAACTGGTACACCACTTGGGTAATAAAGAGTTTAGAAGTTATAAAAGAGTTTCCTTCCcatttctgcaacagaaaacaaagagctcTGAACCCAGGAAACTGATTCTCTCCCTGCAAGTCTAAAGTGTCAATTAATGCTGTTTTAAAGGCTTTTAATTTGTCTAATTCACTTGGTCTTAAGGAAACTAAAACACAGTATGGTTTGAGTTCTGCATATagtcaaaagaaaacagtcagGGTTTACCTAGAAATTAAACTAGCTCATGGTACCAAATGCTTGTATTTAAACatataaaattaacaaaagatggcaggggaaaaaatgcatttattcatATCCACAAAACTCCAGATTCTCCAGTAGGTTAACTGTCAAAACATGGcagtaaaaggagaaaagataaaagcatccataataataataataagaagaaGAAGAATGCATACATTTCTACTTGATCCTTTGCTGTGGGAGATAAATCAGTCTCAGGAGACAAAGAGCCTTCTAACTTTTTGTGAATCTTCTCctctgttttggaagaaaattcaaaatgcttaacacaaaaattaaaaaagccagTTTATTCTGTAACAGTATTTAACAAAAAGCACCATGATGTACCTGTAATAATAGTCAATTTCCataaaacactgtaaataaCAGAACAATTTATAGTCTTGTTATTATACATAAAGAAATTACAAGTTACCACCAAAGATTCAAATTTTCTACATTGTTTTGTTAAGTCCTGCAAATTTCACCAAACATGACTGCCTAGCAGCTGCACACAACTTCATGGTTAGCAATGCCCGtgtccccccctgcccacaggaGACTTCCTATGGATTTTTCACTTATTTCATATCAAATCCTTATCTCCTCCTTGCATTGCtacatacaaaaaaagatttttttaaaacaaaatcaactATTTAACTAAACGCTTTTATGACTGGTTGCATCTAACTTCTCATGTATTTCATTAATAGAAAGTACCCCTGCAGTAGTTGCTGTGCTTTGGGTAAAGCATATTTCCTGTGTGAGAGGTGACTCTAAAGATTTCTGATTATTTACACCAAAATCTGTAAAATACCAAGTAAATGCTGTGAGATACACactaattttacttttttccccaaataaatgGTCAACATGACCTTGGCTCAGTAAGAAAGTGTcacagcacagcactatgaAATAATAAGAGCTGACTAGTAATTATggtttaaaaacataaaaagggaATGGAAACAGCTAAAATAATGGCTTTAAGCACTTAAATATTTATCCCTTATTTATTACTATTTACACTACACAATACGCATATTAATTTTACTATAAATGTCAAAGGCTGCTGCTATGCGCCTAAACAAACTTTTCTGTGTGATAAGCTTTCACTTGAGACACCACAATCTCCTTGCCCTAAGCTTGACTACATAAAGTCCCCTGTTATCATTCCTCTAAAACTTGGAAATTTTAAGCACACCTCTCTGTGATGGGCTACTCAGATGCTTTTCACAGCAATAGCTAGTATGTAACTACTTTTGAAGCCAATGTACTCTTTGCAAGTTATCaatacacaaaaggaaaagaatcaaGCCTACTttattttgattccttttttttttttttttttttttggggggggggggatgctgaATAtagaaaaagctaaaatatagaaatactaaaaaaagcTAGCACAGCTGGATATGAACAGTTATAGCTTTCATAAGGAAAACTCCATTTGTGAATTGCTATTTCTTAGGCAAACAGAGCATACTAATACAGAATTGCTTAAACTATTTGAATGAAAttattcaaatgtattttaaaattgcatggCCTGTATTAAAAGCTACTGAATTAGCAgcctgctcccccaccccccctgtCTCAGAATATTATACAGTTGATAAATACAATATATGGCCTCAGAGGTTTAAAGATTCATTCCTCACCTTGCTTACTCTGAAGGTCTTTCAGTCTGGAGCAAAGCTCCTCCACTAACGTTTCAATCCCAGAGCTCTgcacaacaacaaaatcagagagggggcagggagggggaaagaaaaaacgTAACTTactaaaaataacattcatTTTATCAAAAGACATCaatacagtaaataaatctTAGCAGacatgtctttttctttttgtatggtaactaaacattaaaaagcaacaaaaccccccaCTGCTAGGTATAAATCCATCCCGAGAAAAACACTTATTTGAAGtcaaaattattccattttGATGTGGATACATCAAATGGATATTTGTGGATACATTCACACAGAGGTTTCAAACTACAAGTCACATTGTTGCATTATTATATATCCAAGGTTTTGCAAAGTCTGCAGTCCCATTTACTGCCCTGTATCACTTGGGATTTAGCCAGGAGTCTCAGGATAAAAGTTCAAGAATCAACTGATCActaagatgtattttaaaaagctaagcCTGACCCTTTTGGTTGCACAATTTATGCCTGTGAGTAAGGGACTgttaaaaagatacagaaaagaaggaGTGAAGGTGAAAAGGATAACAGCATGAAGACATGTATTATAGGTggcagagagggagaggaaatgcTTCCACAGTATCTTTATGCAAAATTTATCCCATAGTTTTGCCAGTTTACAGTGcccaggttttgttctttttaaacagtgttgtttgctcaggagagcagagggaaaaaataaatgtctttccTGTAAGCCTCTATTTTCCTCGTTTACTTCTCTCCACATAAACCTTCCAAACACacactttcttttaaatccCATTTCAGTGTTATTCTCACATGcgtctgcttttttttttttctttttaatatctgcCTAGACTTGCAAGCAGTTCTAGATACAGCAACAGCACcagaacagcaaaatactgaagaataaacacatacaaaaaCCAGTACAATATACTACCAGGTGTCCCATAAGAGAAAACCTTGTGCTATTCTAATGGGATAAAAGTTGAATGCCAGTCAGAGAAATACTAAATACCCACCTACAGCCTGAAATGACCATTCCTATTGGAAGGAAAACGAGGTGAGGTGGGTACCGTGTAGATATTAGTGTTCTTAGTATTTTGATACCCAGGAATCATGTTTGGAGATTacacttttcattttccctaACTGTGACGAGAAGGCTAGAATCACAGCTAAACGCAGCAATCTGAAGCAAATGAGGAGGACACAAGAAATCCTCTGCACGTCACCATACAGCTGGCAATGGTACTGAGGAAGCACTGTGCAGCTTCTCGTATCCTATGCACAGTTCCCTCAAGAACAGCTCCAGCTTCTTGTCCCCATCACACTTGGAGATTCTGACACATATACAAACCTCCTACAAAATGATCTCACCTTCTGAATTTGACGTGATCTTGTGTGCATATAGTCATAGAATATGCATTCTCTCCAAAGGTAATGCAGATCAAATATCAAGTTATAGAAAGGCATAAAAAAGTTTGATTTGCTGTGTCACCATGGTGGTATACAGATTTCATATTTCGAGGATCTAAGagtttctcctctttcctgatTACTGGCTAGAAATGGCTGAGAAATATGAATATACATTGCTAAagtacaagaaaacaaaattaataaggTAATACTAATTTATACAGTTAAACTAGCTTGTTTAATTCTGTCATAAACACACACTTGAAAAATCATACTGAAGAAATTACTTATATGCTGACTTCtaagttttaattatttgcagTCAAGTGAGAAAGCAATTTTCTATTCCTAACTGCATTGCTGCACTGAAGTGCTAAATATAAACCTTTATGCCACATACTTAACTGAGGATGACTTAGCAATATAAAACTTTAGAAGGCATCTTCTGTATCAGTATATCTACCAACATTAATTAAATCGCTTAGAAAGAACCAAGCAGCACAGTAATAAGGACAAACCTATGTAGTTGTAATAATTGTCACTTTATACCTATACCACTCCTGactcccccctcctccccccaaaagGGCAACAGAGGAGGAGCTGGCCTTGTCTTCGCTTAGCTCTCCAAACCGTCTAATTGAACAGACACCTGTAGCAAATAATCAAAATCTAAGGAACACAGATTCACTTCCTTAACTCAATTACAATAtcatgtcaaaaaaaaccccaaaaccagcaacaaTATGCTCACCATTACACCGAAGAAGTGAAAACTTTCGGAATCAAATGCTTCATTTCCTCTTGTACCATGAAACTAATACTTGAGTCAGCTGACACACTGCGTGCTGTCCTGCATAGCACACTGAGGTAGCTAGTGCTagcttagaagaaaaaaaaaaaaaaaaaaaaaagactggggggggggcaggggggggaaaGCCACTGTGCAGAATGCCAAGCCTCTAAATACCACTTGCTCACCTCTTTACTGCAGTATATAACAAGCTGCAGATAATGTAACAAGTCCCTTTGCAATTATTTGGTATATGACAGTGTGACAGTGGTGTTCTCTGAATACAAGATTTAGTTacaatttttcattgtttaagTTAATGCGCTGTAGTTGCGGCAACCTCACTGCCAAAAAGTGAAGTATTCCAGCCACTGGCTTGGTTCAATAGGACACAATCAGTTAACAGAATTAAGTGATCTACCTGAAGTGCTTTGCTTATGTTCAGATTTAAAGACAGTCCCCAAATAGTGCCATTACTGGAGTACcttaaaaacacttttcagcATGGAAGTCTTAGTGTCTAATTATGATTGCTTTTGTAATTCCAACATGAAAGGTTTAAACCTCATGATTATCTATAAGAGTATTTAAACTACCGACCCAGATTTCTACTAACCCTTTTCTCTCACTCAAACTACAAAGGGTAGCACATaagttttttaatttgtacttttcattttgcataacTAAACTTCCTCCACACTAAACACACTTTATTCTATTATACTGTTcccaatatttttatttccttcccctgATTTAACTTACATCTAGTTCCATCAGGagttttctttctggcttttcaTCAGCTTGCTGAAGCAAGGGAAGGATTACATAAAGGACAGGTGTTATGTTACTGGCATAGGAGTGACCATGCTAACAGATAAATTAAGCTTGTGAACTCACCCAGCATGAACAACAACAGTCAATCTGACTGCTGGAGTTACAGGACTCTAAGAGCCAGTGTCTTCCTTACTGATCAACATTGATCTATTAAGAGCCAAACTGGTGTGGTTCTGTAAGTACATTATACAGAGGAATgagagaaattgaaaaaaacagcaaagctcacacacacacacacatatatatacgTAAAAATGTTGGCTTTGGGGGTtctttttgatttgtttcttaacacacacacatatatataatgtCAAATCTTAAATCAAAGGTATTTAAATATACTCTACTCTGGAAGTAGAACAGTCAGAGATGACAAGTGATAACTCATTAGCTTAAAGCAACTCAACTGCTTTTGTACATATATTCACCCCCCTGTATAGCTGCAGAAAATGTTCCCAGAAGCTATTAAATCTATAAATTCAGttgcttctgaaatatttttataaatttaaaataatcagttcAATTGTGAAccatggaaacaaaacagtattATGTACACCAAATTCATACCCACTAAAACCTGTTGCTTAAATTAACAGTGGGCATTGGTTTCTGTGTTCTGAGAGTATTTAGTATGAAGCTGTGAAACATTAGCTTCTCTCAGATTCTTGACACATCACTTTAATTCTTGTTGACATTCATCTCTGCTAGTGGGTTACTTCGCAATGTTGCAAACAAGCAATGTGCAGCCAGCCACCATCTGGGAGATATAACAAGTTTTTCCTGAATTTGATCACAAATGTTCATGCACTACTATTTCACACAGTTATTCTATGGAACTGAAGACAAAATTGGTCagcaaaatttttcatttcGCAGAGCTTTCACCCCTTCCTGTCACCTAGTAATGATGTCCAGTTATGGCTTTTACACTTCTATCCAAAAAAATGCCACTTCATTCTGCAgatcgggggggggggagagaaaacaaagttcTGATAGCCAGTATTTAGAATGAGCTTTCCATATCTGACATACCATGAATATAtacacagaaactgaaaaattccATCAGATTATACAACTCAAAAGGAAAGGTTGTTtctttgagttttgttttgcgGTTGGGTTTTtgagggtttctttttttattttatttttttccttttttcttttttcttctagccTAACATAATAGCTTCCTCCAGAAGCTTTGACCTGTGTGGTATAAATACTCACTAAATATGGCCTGTAACTTCAGGCCTGTAAGGTAGGAGGAAAGTTCCTTGTTCCTCTGTAAGCTTTTTGAAAACACATAAGTATTACAATTCGCTTTACTTCAACCATTAAAATAATCACTCATTTGCTTTTAGGTTTTTGAGAGCTTTCTAGCTTACACTTCTAAAGCAAACCCTCATTTGTCACCTTCCCAGACATAGAGAATTGTTTAGGTTGcaaaggacctctggaga comes from Falco naumanni isolate bFalNau1 chromosome 1, bFalNau1.pat, whole genome shotgun sequence and encodes:
- the KIAA0232 gene encoding uncharacterized protein KIAA0232 homolog isoform X2 encodes the protein MRPICTVVVDGLPSESSSSSYPGPVSVSEMSLLHALGPVQTWLGQELEKCGIDAMIYTRYVLSLLLHDSYDYDLQEQENDIFLGWEKGAYKKWGKSKKKCSDLTLEEMKKQAAVQCLRSASDESSGIETLVEELCSRLKDLQSKQEEKIHKKLEGSLSPETDLSPTAKDQVEMYYEAFPPLSEKPVCLQEIMTVWNKSKVCSYSSSSSSSTAPPTSTDTSSPKDCNSESEVTKDRSNKVSATVQERTQQKKSKNEKENKFSNNTVEEKPVLYKKQVRHKSEGKMRPRSWSSGSSEAGSSSSGNQGEYKASMKCIKVRHKTREVRNKKGRNGQSRLSVKSGEKADRKVHSGSSSSSSSGSIKQLCKRGKRPLKEIGRKEAGGSDGKDLYLDSRNEKEYKEEPLWYTEPITEYFVPLSRKSKLETTYRNREDICGVTSEAVEELSESVHGLCISNNNIHKTYLAAGTFIDGHFVEMPAVLNEDIDLAGTSICSQPEDDKYLDDVHLSELTHFYEVDIDQSMLDPGASDTMQGESRILNMIRQKSKEKTDFEAECCIVLDGMELQGESAIWTDSTSSVGAEGWFLQDLSNLAQFWECCSSSSSGDADGESFGGDSPIRFSPILDSTMLNSHMLAGNQELFSDINEGSGINSCFSVFEVQCSNSVLPFSFETLNLGNENADSSSTANILGKTQSRLLIWTKNSAFDENEHCSNLSTRTCSPWSHSEETRSDNETLNIPYEESTQFNAEDINYVVPRVSSSYVDEEIIDFLPEETCQQQARTLGEMPALIFKKKSKLESVCGIQLEQKAESKDYETTQGCSESSPHGDGYSSGVIKDIWTNMTDGNSAAMVEIEGIEDELFSTDVNNYCCCLDTEAKVETLQEPNKAVQRSEYHLWEGQKENLEKRAFVSNDLSKVDGGDYTTPSKPWDVNQDKENSFILGGVYGELKTFNSDGEWAVVPPSHTKGSLLQCAASDVVTIAGTDVFMTPGNSFAPGHRQLWRPFVSFEQNEQSKSGDNGLNKGFSFIFHEDLLGACGNFQVEEPGLEYSFSSFDLNNPFSQVLHVECSFEPEGIASFSPSFKPKSILCSDSDSEVLHPRICGVDRTQYRAIRISPRTHFRPISASELSPGGGSESEFESEKDEGGIAVPSQVDVFEDPQADLKPLEEDAEKEGHYYGKSELESGKFLPRLKKSGMEKSAQTSLDSQEESAGMLPVGNQDPCLECSMKESVDGRVMESSKVNCRIVEPHEETSRFCSCKAGCHFPTYEDNPVPSGELEERMSGSQEKQCWWEKALYSPLFPASQCEECYTNAKGENGVGEFADVKEISNDDEHLLDFNMVSLSLVWGRSFLLLL